A single window of Chitinophaga sp. XS-30 DNA harbors:
- a CDS encoding RagB/SusD family nutrient uptake outer membrane protein, whose protein sequence is MKKAIKISLFCLTVMAGCQKQNDWLDAKRQQSDIVPTTLDDFQAILDNSIMNANYPVIGQLGGDNYYFPDDNIGVVSSIERNAYIWSKDIFEGSVSSDYTFSYVVVGYANIVLEGLNNVQVDAVNLERYSSIKGQALFFRSSMFYELASIFCKPFDNETAATDLGICIRTKSNVNQIEPRSTIQRTYEQIVNDLSLAVTLLPAAQSHKTRPSKPAAFALLARVYLLMGDYMNARRFADSTLVYSNALLDFNSSAVSLSKPYRFPDFSTGNDEIIFYAYAIGYGATIPSESLNRSYVDSVLYDSYDNDDLRKDYFFSVATSGKPKFRGTYAGIGRNFAGLATNEIYLIRAECNARLGNPSAAVADINTLLEKRYKTGTYIPFDTNDADIALLKILNERRRELPFSGQIRWQDLRRLNKEPRFAKTLIRNVGGTLYQLIPNDKRYVYPFPQNEIDHAGIEQNER, encoded by the coding sequence ATGAAAAAAGCTATAAAAATCAGTTTATTTTGTTTAACGGTTATGGCAGGTTGCCAAAAACAGAATGATTGGTTGGATGCAAAAAGACAGCAATCTGATATAGTACCCACGACTTTGGATGATTTCCAGGCGATATTGGATAACTCAATTATGAATGCAAACTATCCGGTAATCGGGCAGTTGGGAGGAGATAATTATTACTTTCCAGACGATAATATTGGTGTAGTCAGTTCTATTGAACGAAATGCATATATCTGGTCGAAAGATATTTTTGAGGGGTCAGTTTCCTCCGACTATACATTTTCTTACGTTGTTGTAGGATATGCTAATATTGTACTGGAAGGATTAAATAATGTGCAGGTTGATGCCGTCAATTTGGAGCGGTACAGTAGTATCAAAGGGCAAGCCCTGTTCTTTAGGTCCAGTATGTTTTATGAATTGGCCAGTATTTTTTGTAAGCCTTTTGATAATGAAACCGCAGCAACAGATTTAGGAATTTGCATTAGGACAAAATCCAACGTCAACCAAATTGAACCCAGATCCACTATTCAGCGTACTTACGAACAAATTGTCAACGATTTAAGTTTAGCAGTTACTTTGTTGCCTGCTGCTCAATCTCACAAAACAAGGCCGTCAAAGCCTGCCGCTTTTGCATTGCTGGCAAGGGTTTATTTATTGATGGGGGATTATATGAATGCCAGGCGGTTTGCCGATTCTACTTTGGTTTATTCAAATGCGTTGCTGGATTTTAACAGCAGTGCAGTTTCGCTTTCTAAGCCATATAGGTTTCCTGATTTTTCGACAGGCAATGACGAGATTATTTTTTATGCTTATGCAATTGGATACGGTGCGACGATTCCCAGTGAGAGCCTGAATCGTTCATACGTTGACAGTGTATTATATGATTCTTACGATAACGATGATCTGAGAAAAGATTATTTCTTTAGTGTCGCAACTTCAGGTAAACCAAAGTTTCGAGGAACGTATGCGGGGATAGGCAGAAATTTTGCAGGATTGGCCACAAATGAAATATACTTGATAAGGGCGGAATGCAATGCAAGGCTTGGCAATCCAAGTGCCGCTGTTGCTGATATAAATACTTTGTTGGAAAAGCGGTATAAAACAGGCACTTACATTCCGTTTGATACCAACGATGCCGATATAGCCTTGCTAAAAATACTAAATGAAAGAAGAAGAGAGTTGCCGTTTTCTGGACAGATACGATGGCAGGATTTGAGAAGATTGAATAAAGAACCTCGTTTTGCCAAGACGCTTATAAGGAATGTAGGTGGAACGCTGTATCAATTGATCCCGAATGATAAACGATATGTTTATCCCTTCCCCCAGAATGAAATTGACCATGCCGGAATTGAGCAGAATGAAAGATAG
- a CDS encoding MauE/DoxX family redox-associated membrane protein, with amino-acid sequence MSRKWLVETIALLLFILFVYAATSKLVDYKHFSFQIDAQPLDNRFTPWIVFGIPGLEFVIAAMLIYKRTLMAGLWASLILMVIFTVYIILIQLNYFGKIPCSCGGVISQLNWTQHLFFNLFFVFISIAGIILHRKQQQDKQDNGTILAS; translated from the coding sequence ATGTCAAGAAAATGGTTGGTGGAAACCATCGCGTTGCTGCTTTTTATACTATTCGTGTATGCGGCGACGAGCAAACTGGTCGATTACAAGCACTTTTCATTCCAGATAGATGCTCAGCCGTTGGACAACCGTTTCACACCCTGGATCGTATTCGGTATTCCGGGACTGGAATTTGTTATAGCTGCCATGCTGATCTATAAACGAACACTGATGGCCGGTCTTTGGGCCTCTTTGATACTGATGGTGATATTTACAGTGTATATCATACTGATCCAGTTGAACTATTTTGGCAAGATACCCTGTTCATGTGGCGGAGTGATTAGCCAGTTGAACTGGACACAACATCTTTTCTTCAATTTGTTCTTCGTGTTCATCAGCATTGCAGGTATTATCCTGCACAGGAAACAGCAACAAGATAAACAGGATAACGGCACGATATTGGCGTCTTGA
- a CDS encoding helix-turn-helix domain-containing protein: MSVTPGILQGDQFSYLQQVPAAPGPFVLNEAQTLCAEAPYGNILLQYFQDQHYTAWICDVNLEKRTTLQAGLPGSSLALLYMLTGKASLLAPYGSLQLQEQGCTLLHGPEAPALSIEPGYSRIMLLLFNPLLTSLLDNTAHPVAGVLNISCNENCRRLINDILQNKVKGDTWRFKRQVLFLDLLFSTMHEFSCQQGRPRHRDFGKLEEVRGYIRENVGKKMSLQTLADRFDIPAAQLRYSYKQVYKHHLTDYIRQERLSRAKLLLYQTDMPVHEIAWEVGYESAASFARIFNALYKQSPSAFRHSRRRECNPL; encoded by the coding sequence ATGAGCGTGACACCCGGTATTCTTCAGGGCGATCAGTTCAGCTATTTGCAGCAGGTCCCTGCCGCACCAGGCCCTTTTGTCCTGAACGAGGCCCAAACGTTGTGTGCCGAAGCGCCATATGGTAATATTCTCCTGCAATACTTTCAGGATCAGCATTATACTGCATGGATATGCGACGTTAACCTGGAAAAAAGAACCACCCTGCAGGCCGGTCTGCCAGGATCTTCCCTCGCATTGTTGTATATGCTGACGGGTAAGGCGTCCCTGCTGGCCCCCTATGGTTCCCTGCAACTTCAGGAACAGGGCTGCACGCTGCTGCACGGCCCCGAAGCTCCGGCATTGAGCATTGAACCAGGTTATTCCCGGATCATGCTCCTGTTATTCAACCCATTACTCACCTCCCTGCTGGACAATACCGCCCACCCGGTGGCCGGGGTCCTGAATATCAGCTGCAATGAGAATTGCCGCAGACTGATAAACGACATTCTGCAGAACAAGGTTAAAGGCGATACCTGGCGCTTCAAGCGACAAGTGCTTTTCCTCGATCTCCTATTCAGCACCATGCATGAATTCAGTTGCCAGCAGGGCCGCCCGCGGCATCGCGACTTCGGGAAACTGGAGGAAGTAAGAGGTTATATACGGGAGAATGTTGGCAAAAAAATGTCCCTCCAAACGCTGGCGGACCGGTTCGACATACCGGCTGCCCAATTAAGATATTCCTATAAACAAGTGTACAAACATCATCTGACTGACTACATCCGCCAGGAACGGCTGTCACGGGCAAAATTACTACTGTATCAGACAGATATGCCCGTACACGAAATCGCCTGGGAGGTGGGATACGAGTCGGCTGCCAGCTTCGCACGGATATTCAATGCATTATACAAACAATCCCCTTCCGCTTTCAGGCACTCTCGCCGCCGGGAGTGCAATCCTCTTTGA
- the nirB gene encoding nitrite reductase large subunit NirB — MKIVVIGNGMVGYKFCEKIVEKSNNQGLELVVFGEEPLPAYDRVHLSEFFSGKTAADLSMAPLEWYASKNIRLHLGDPVQQIDRTHKTVLSYKGITEHYDYLVLATGSAAFVPPIAGIDKKGVFIYRTIEDLELMQAYAPKARKGTVIGGGLLGLEAAKALLDLGVKETHVIEFAPRLMPRQIDEQGSNILCSKLEKLGLKVHTSKNTSDILGDDCITGLRFSDDTALDTDMLVISAGIQPRDELAKLSGLETGHRGGIVVNEQMQTTDPSIYAVGECALYNGMIYGLVAPGYEMSEVAASHILNEQKSFTGFDMSTKLKLIGVDVASFGNPFITPEQGSSIVLEDTMKGIYKRINISPDGQHLLGGILIGDAEAYNLLLQTCKNKVVLPPNPEDILLGARNGNAAPGAGVTGLPDEAVICSCENVSKLTICQAVEAGQETLDAVKKCTKAGTCCGGCAPMVKDLITATMKAQGKYIRNVVCEHFAYSRQELLDLIKVKSLRSFDEVLDHYGHGEGCEVCKPVVSSILASLWNDMILHKGNDTAQDSNDRYLANIQKGGTYSVVPRIPGGEVTPEKLIVIGQVAQKYHLYTKITGGQRIDLFGAHLSDLPLIWEELIAAGFESGHAYGKALRTVKSCVGSTWCRFGLHDSVSFAIQIEERYRGLRAPHKIKSAVSGCIRECAEAQSKDFGIIATEKGWNLYVCGNGGSKPQHAQLLAGDIDSETCIRYIDRFLMFYIKTADPLTRTATWLNKLEGGMDYLRNVVVNDSLGISAQLEAEMQLLVDSYKCEWKEVVDSPELRKRFSHFVNAPEEKDPTVKFETMRAQKKAAEWK; from the coding sequence ATGAAAATCGTAGTAATTGGTAATGGCATGGTCGGCTATAAATTTTGCGAAAAAATAGTCGAAAAATCCAATAATCAGGGCCTGGAACTGGTCGTTTTTGGAGAAGAACCCTTACCTGCCTATGACCGCGTTCACCTGAGCGAGTTCTTTTCCGGTAAAACCGCCGCAGATCTGAGCATGGCTCCCCTTGAATGGTACGCCTCCAAAAATATCAGGCTTCACCTCGGCGATCCTGTACAGCAGATCGACCGCACCCATAAAACCGTTCTTTCCTATAAAGGTATTACTGAACATTATGATTACCTGGTACTGGCTACAGGTTCGGCCGCTTTTGTGCCGCCGATCGCCGGCATCGATAAAAAGGGCGTATTCATTTACAGGACGATAGAGGATCTGGAATTGATGCAGGCCTATGCTCCCAAGGCCCGCAAAGGCACCGTAATAGGCGGTGGCCTCCTGGGGCTGGAAGCTGCAAAAGCGCTGCTGGACCTCGGCGTGAAGGAAACCCACGTCATCGAATTCGCTCCGCGCCTCATGCCCAGGCAGATCGATGAACAGGGCTCCAACATCCTCTGCTCCAAACTCGAAAAACTGGGCCTTAAGGTCCATACCAGCAAAAATACCAGTGATATCCTCGGTGATGATTGTATTACCGGTCTCCGTTTTTCTGACGATACGGCGCTGGACACCGATATGCTGGTGATCTCCGCGGGCATCCAGCCCCGGGATGAGCTGGCGAAGCTCTCCGGCCTGGAAACCGGTCACCGTGGCGGCATTGTTGTAAATGAACAGATGCAGACCACGGACCCCTCCATTTACGCGGTGGGCGAATGTGCATTATATAATGGTATGATATACGGCCTCGTGGCGCCGGGCTATGAAATGTCCGAAGTTGCGGCTTCGCACATCCTGAATGAACAGAAATCCTTTACCGGTTTCGACATGAGCACCAAGCTGAAGCTGATCGGTGTGGATGTGGCCAGTTTCGGCAATCCCTTCATTACACCGGAACAGGGCAGCAGCATTGTGCTGGAAGATACCATGAAGGGCATCTACAAGCGCATCAACATCTCCCCGGACGGTCAGCATCTGCTGGGCGGTATCCTTATCGGGGATGCGGAAGCGTATAACCTGCTGCTGCAGACCTGCAAGAACAAGGTGGTCCTTCCGCCGAACCCGGAAGATATCCTGCTCGGCGCCAGGAACGGCAATGCTGCGCCGGGTGCCGGCGTAACCGGCCTGCCGGATGAAGCGGTGATCTGCAGCTGCGAGAACGTCAGCAAGCTGACCATCTGCCAGGCTGTGGAAGCAGGCCAGGAAACCCTGGATGCCGTGAAGAAATGCACGAAAGCCGGTACCTGCTGCGGTGGCTGCGCCCCGATGGTCAAAGACCTCATCACAGCTACCATGAAAGCCCAGGGCAAGTATATCCGCAACGTGGTCTGCGAACATTTCGCTTACTCCCGCCAGGAGCTGCTGGACCTGATAAAAGTAAAATCACTGCGCTCGTTCGATGAGGTGCTGGACCACTACGGTCACGGAGAAGGCTGCGAAGTGTGCAAACCCGTGGTCAGCTCCATTCTCGCCAGCCTCTGGAATGATATGATCCTCCATAAAGGGAACGATACGGCCCAGGATTCGAATGACCGCTACCTGGCCAATATCCAGAAAGGCGGCACCTACTCTGTTGTGCCGCGCATCCCCGGCGGCGAGGTTACACCGGAAAAACTGATCGTCATCGGGCAGGTGGCGCAAAAATATCATCTCTATACCAAGATCACCGGCGGCCAGCGGATAGATCTGTTCGGCGCTCATCTCAGCGATCTTCCGCTGATCTGGGAAGAACTGATCGCCGCAGGTTTCGAAAGCGGCCATGCCTACGGCAAAGCCCTGCGTACGGTAAAAAGCTGTGTGGGATCTACCTGGTGCCGCTTCGGGCTGCATGACAGCGTGAGCTTCGCCATACAGATCGAAGAACGTTACCGCGGCCTTCGCGCGCCGCACAAGATCAAGTCCGCCGTTTCCGGCTGCATCCGCGAATGCGCGGAAGCCCAGTCGAAAGACTTCGGCATCATCGCCACGGAAAAAGGATGGAACCTCTACGTATGCGGCAATGGCGGCTCCAAGCCCCAGCATGCCCAACTGCTGGCCGGAGACATCGACAGCGAAACCTGTATCCGGTATATAGACCGGTTCCTGATGTTCTACATCAAAACAGCTGACCCGCTCACCCGCACCGCCACCTGGCTGAACAAACTGGAAGGCGGCATGGACTACCTCCGTAATGTAGTGGTGAATGACAGCCTGGGCATCTCCGCACAGCTGGAAGCAGAAATGCAGCTGCTGGTGGACAGCTACAAATGCGAATGGAAAGAAGTGGTGGACAGCCCCGAATTGCGCAAACGCTTTTCGCACTTCGTAAATGCTCCGGAAGAAAAAGATCCGACTGTAAAATTTGAAACGATGCGCGCCCAGAAGAAAGCTGCGGAATGGAAATAA
- the nirD gene encoding nitrite reductase small subunit NirD, with translation MSTISTTDVTWFYACKTSDVPANGGVCVKYKEEQIALFYFTRSDTWYATQNLCPHRRQMALSRGMTGTHQGEPKVACPFHKKTFSLKDGRCLSDEQECSLTVYPVRIEDDRVYIGVNTY, from the coding sequence ATGTCAACTATCAGTACAACAGACGTTACCTGGTTCTACGCCTGCAAAACATCGGATGTTCCCGCCAATGGAGGAGTTTGTGTAAAGTATAAGGAGGAGCAGATCGCATTGTTCTATTTCACGCGCAGCGATACCTGGTACGCCACGCAGAACCTTTGTCCGCACCGCCGGCAGATGGCCCTGAGCCGGGGAATGACGGGTACGCATCAGGGAGAGCCGAAAGTGGCCTGCCCGTTTCACAAAAAGACCTTTTCCCTGAAAGATGGCAGATGCCTTTCTGATGAACAGGAATGTTCACTCACCGTTTATCCCGTCAGAATAGAAGATGACCGGGTGTATATCGGCGTTAATACATATTAA
- a CDS encoding alginate export family protein: protein MKKLFPGGVFSIFFGSFIVQECSAQISLGAQLRTRTELRDGQGAPLPEGAKPAIFTSQRSRLMAGFTSHRIRLGLTVQDVRVWGQDVSTINRTTTPDNNGFMLHEAWAEVLLTDTIIKNKSLHLKIGRQELVYDDSRLLGNLDWLQQGRRHDAAVLKYKAGSWNLHLGGAFNQNRENASGTVYSAVPAGNYPANTNGGAAYKALEFLHINKQLNKSSLSFLLLADQFSKYYTDSLAVKQWEAATHQRFTTGFHFSFRNALTAAAYYQAGNNAAGKSVSAALLSLAYQHRFSGSFAAEAGVDYTTDDFDPLYGTPHKFWGTMDYFYVASGFGNKGLQDYYLKAKFKKGEKWMVSADAHQFYSAAMSSKFGTEADLTVTYNLTRMIGFEGGYSHFWNTAWLTSSAVKNVTNAQSNSNWAYLSINIKPELFSK, encoded by the coding sequence ATGAAAAAGTTATTCCCCGGCGGGGTGTTTTCAATTTTCTTTGGCTCCTTCATCGTCCAGGAGTGCAGCGCACAAATCTCGCTCGGCGCACAGCTCAGGACCCGCACAGAACTGCGGGACGGACAGGGAGCCCCCCTTCCTGAAGGGGCGAAACCCGCAATTTTCACCTCCCAGCGAAGCCGCCTCATGGCGGGTTTTACCAGCCACAGGATCAGACTTGGATTGACCGTACAGGATGTGCGGGTCTGGGGGCAGGATGTCTCCACCATCAACCGTACCACCACACCTGACAACAACGGTTTCATGCTGCACGAAGCCTGGGCGGAAGTATTGCTGACAGATACCATCATCAAAAATAAAAGCCTCCATCTGAAGATCGGCCGGCAGGAACTGGTGTATGACGACAGCCGCCTGCTGGGCAACCTGGACTGGTTGCAGCAAGGCCGCCGTCACGATGCCGCCGTGCTGAAGTACAAGGCCGGCAGCTGGAACCTTCATCTCGGCGGCGCATTCAACCAGAACCGGGAAAATGCTTCCGGCACGGTGTACTCCGCTGTTCCCGCCGGCAATTATCCCGCTAATACCAACGGCGGCGCGGCATACAAAGCCCTGGAGTTTTTGCACATCAATAAACAGCTGAACAAAAGCAGCCTGTCTTTCCTCTTGCTGGCAGATCAGTTCTCGAAATATTATACGGACAGCCTGGCGGTGAAGCAATGGGAAGCCGCTACCCATCAGCGTTTTACGACCGGTTTTCATTTCAGTTTCCGGAACGCCCTGACAGCCGCCGCCTACTACCAGGCAGGTAATAACGCCGCCGGGAAGTCCGTCAGCGCGGCGCTGCTTTCCCTGGCTTACCAGCACCGTTTCTCCGGCAGCTTCGCCGCAGAAGCGGGTGTGGACTATACCACAGATGATTTCGATCCTTTGTACGGAACGCCGCATAAATTCTGGGGTACCATGGATTACTTCTATGTAGCCAGCGGATTCGGCAATAAAGGCCTGCAGGACTACTACCTGAAGGCAAAATTCAAAAAAGGGGAAAAGTGGATGGTCAGCGCCGATGCGCACCAGTTCTACAGCGCGGCGATGAGCAGCAAATTCGGAACGGAAGCGGACCTTACGGTAACGTATAACCTTACCCGTATGATCGGCTTCGAAGGCGGATACAGTCATTTCTGGAACACGGCATGGCTCACATCTTCCGCAGTGAAGAACGTCACGAACGCGCAAAGCAACAGCAACTGGGCGTACCTGTCCATCAACATCAAACCGGAACTGTTTTCCAAATAA
- a CDS encoding MFS transporter: MQINNKPLEKLNIFSLSGIQMRTFHITWLMFFVCFFGWFGLAPLMPTIREDLGLSKSQVGNIIIASVSGTIIARLIIGRLCDTWGPRKTAVRLLLFGSIPVFLVGLANDYTSFLIFRLAIGTIGASFVVTQFHTGIMFAPKIKGTANAVTGGWGNLGGGVTNMVMPLIFAAIVGFGYTKAEAWRYAMIVPGLMMLGVAFLYYRYTKDTPAGNYDEIGHTVKKGKTDWSVLTDWRIWALTLAYAMCFGMEITFDNVASLHFVDTFGLSQASAGFWAGIFGLMNLFARALGGFVSDRVGLKQGMKGKGTLLALMLLAEGAGLLLFAHSGSLGLAIFAMLGFALFLKMANGATYGIVPFVNQQNVGLVSGIVGAGGNLGGMMFGFLFKSENISYEQAFTYIGYAVIATGCIVMLTRFGKQHAEVPANAKAQPVLAD; the protein is encoded by the coding sequence ATGCAGATCAATAATAAACCACTTGAAAAATTAAACATCTTTAGTCTGAGCGGCATCCAGATGCGCACCTTCCACATTACCTGGCTCATGTTCTTCGTTTGTTTCTTCGGATGGTTTGGCCTGGCGCCGCTGATGCCTACCATCCGGGAAGACCTTGGCCTGTCCAAATCACAGGTGGGCAACATCATCATCGCTTCGGTATCCGGTACGATCATCGCAAGGCTGATCATCGGGAGGCTGTGCGATACCTGGGGGCCGCGGAAAACTGCGGTACGGCTGCTGCTTTTCGGTTCCATCCCGGTTTTCCTGGTGGGGCTGGCGAATGACTATACCTCCTTCCTGATATTCCGGCTGGCCATCGGCACTATCGGCGCTTCATTCGTGGTCACCCAATTTCATACCGGCATCATGTTCGCGCCAAAGATCAAAGGCACGGCCAATGCGGTTACAGGTGGATGGGGCAACCTCGGCGGTGGCGTGACCAATATGGTGATGCCGCTGATCTTCGCGGCCATTGTGGGTTTTGGCTACACCAAAGCGGAAGCCTGGCGTTATGCCATGATCGTTCCCGGTTTGATGATGCTGGGCGTGGCGTTCCTTTATTATCGATATACAAAAGATACGCCGGCCGGCAACTACGATGAGATTGGCCATACGGTGAAAAAAGGGAAAACGGATTGGTCTGTGCTCACGGACTGGCGCATCTGGGCGCTGACGCTTGCCTACGCCATGTGCTTCGGGATGGAGATCACTTTTGATAATGTGGCATCGTTGCACTTTGTGGATACATTCGGGCTTTCGCAGGCCAGCGCCGGGTTCTGGGCCGGTATCTTCGGGTTGATGAATCTCTTTGCACGGGCATTGGGCGGTTTTGTGTCCGACCGTGTAGGCCTAAAACAGGGGATGAAAGGCAAAGGTACATTGCTGGCGCTGATGTTGCTGGCGGAAGGTGCGGGCCTGCTGTTGTTCGCGCATTCCGGCTCACTGGGCCTCGCTATTTTTGCGATGCTCGGTTTTGCGCTCTTCCTCAAAATGGCGAATGGCGCTACCTATGGTATCGTGCCTTTCGTGAACCAGCAGAATGTAGGGCTGGTCAGCGGCATCGTGGGCGCCGGAGGCAACCTTGGCGGCATGATGTTCGGGTTTTTATTCAAGTCGGAAAATATCAGCTACGAACAGGCTTTCACCTATATCGGTTACGCCGTGATCGCTACGGGTTGCATTGTTATGCTCACCAGGTTCGGCAAACAGCATGCGGAAGTGCCGGCAAACGCCAAAGCACAGCCGGTACTGGCAGATTAA